One Zeugodacus cucurbitae isolate PBARC_wt_2022May chromosome 3, idZeuCucr1.2, whole genome shotgun sequence genomic region harbors:
- the Riok3_1 gene encoding serine/threonine-protein kinase RIO3 — protein sequence MDSQKTQQNAWGIASTKPTETINFAEIMSEEYAHRVQNQEQKRFEERLLQQAKQAATDAEIATAINTETQPSHLYSAVANASSVNDEKQSQEGEWEDYSALLTAAQEEDTVECNSDAVIAQMLQSQFDHEYNEELRRIEHKRNKDSKVTVTLDKYRRNGDLEFLNDSDDSLENDEEASGHKRDWDRFETNEKILDTIPKCGFKLDKEGEMITKHDPQLCGVRNACRVMSFPPEFPTGDGAGFDMKLSNQVFNQLKTYSRRGNKKNKMHDRKANVATAEMGVDAPTRLLLYKLINNQILEQINGIISTGKEAVILHGNSDPAYAEIAENASGYSGTICSPQLLPKECAIKIFKTTLNEFKQRDRYIKDDYRFKDRFSKQNNRVIINMWAEKEMHNIMRMQSVGINCPDVVVLKKHVLVMSFIGDNHNAAPKLKDARLSQSELSCAYEEIVAAMHKLYNEAKLVHADLSEYNILWYDDKCWFIDVAQSVEPEHPSALEFLMRDCGNIINFFEKRGLPNIYSKEQLFEYITSLNAETHNAAMLERIHTRGASIAEATAPYQEQCPDELKPIAYPFDLAWEKSQSERQQQATNSVIDKAATAFEVLNINTPGVEQENK from the exons atggattcacaaaaaacacaacaaaatgcATGGGGCATAGCTTCAACAAAACCAACGGAAACAATAAACTTCGCTGAAATAATGTCTGAAGAATATGCACATCGTGTTCAAAATCAAGAACAAAAACGTTTTGAAGAACGTTTATTGCAACAAGCGAAGCAAGCAGCCACTGACGCCGAAATAGCTACGGCCATAAATACTGAAACGCAGCCATCTCATCTTTACTCTGCAGTTGCAAATGCTTCATCAGTTAATGATGAAAAGCAATCGCAAGAGGGTGAGTGGGAAGATTATTCTGCATTATTGACTGCTGCACAAGAAGAAGATACTGTAGAATGTAACTCGGACGCTGTCATAGCGCAAATGCTCCAATCACAATTTGATCATGAATACAATGAAGAGCTGCGACGAATTGAGCATAAACGTAACAAAGATAGTAAGGTGACAGTAACCTTGGACAAGTACCGTCGTAATGGTGACTTGGAATTCTTAAACGATTCAGATGACTCTTTAGAAAATGATGAAGAAGCAAGTGGACATAAGCGAGACTGGGATCGTTTTGAAACcaacgaaaaaatattagacACAATACCAAAATGTGGATTTAAACTAGACAAGGAGGGTGAAATGATAACCAAACATGATCCTCAACTGTGTGGAGTGCGTAATGCTTGCCGAGTTATGTCATTTCCTCCTGAGTTTCCAACCGGTGATGGCGCTGGATTTGACATGAAACTTTCCAATCAA gtTTTTAACCAACTGAAAACATATTCTCGTCGCggtaataagaaaaataaaatgcacGATCGCAAAGCTAATGTGGCCACAGCAGAAATGGGTGTCGACGCACCTACTCGTCTGctactttataaattaattaacaatcaAATATTGGAGCAAATAAACGGCATTATATCGACAGGCAAGGAGGCCGTGATCTTACATGGAAATTCTGATCCTGCGTATGCAGAAATCGCAGAAAATGCAAGCGGCTATAGTGGCACCATATGCTCCCCACAATTATTACCAAAGGAGTGTGCTATTAAGATTTTCAAAACTACATTAAATGAATTTAAGCAACGAGATCGATATATCAAAGATGATTATCGTTTTAAAGACCGTTTCAGCAAACAGAACAATCGTGTTATTATTAACATGTGGGCTGAAAAGGAAATGCACAATATAATGCGTATGCAAAGCGTCGGTATTAATTGCCCAGATGTGGTCGTGTTAAAGAAACATGTTTTAGTCATGTCTTTCATTGGTGATAATCATAATGCCGCGCCAAAACTCAAAGATGCTCGCTTAAGTCAATCGGAACTTTCTTGTGCCTATGAAGAAATTGTTGCAGCTATGCACAAGTTATATAACGAAGCCAAATTAGTACATGCCGATCTGAGTGAATATAATATACTTTGGTACGATGACAAATGTTGGTTTATCGATGTGGCGCAGTCAGTTGAACCCGAACACCCAAGTGCTTTAGAATTCCTAATGCGCGATTGTGGCAATATAATCAAT ttcttCGAAAAACGTGGTTTgccgaatatttattcaaaagaaCAACTTTTTGAATACATAACATCATTAAATGCCGAGACACATAATGCTGCCATGTTAGAGCGTATTCATACGCGTGGTGCCTCGATAGCTGAAGCCACAGCTCCTTACCAAGAGCAATGTCCAGATGAACTAAAGCCTATTGCCTATCCATTCGACTTGGCCTGGGAAAAATCGCAAAGCgagcgacaacaacaagcaacaaattCAGTTATAGATAAAGCCGCTACTGCGTTTGAGGTGTTAAATATCAACACTCCTGGTGTAGAACAAGAAAATAAGTAG
- the LOC105216658 gene encoding lethal(2) giant larvae protein isoform X1 yields the protein MLKFIRGKGQQPTAERQRLQKELFSYRKTAQHGFPHKPSAVAYDPISKLMAIGTQTGAIKVFGQPGVEFYGQHTLITNSAAELNVQLLEWVYGTGRVLSLTASNHLILWEPVGATLVAIKTLPFDGKLKKVSSLCCSLNKDIVWIGTEGGNIYQFDLNSFSIREPVIYHDIVLEQVPPTYKLNPGAIESIRQLPNAHNKLLIAYNRGLCVLWDLETSAVVRAYIAPGHGQSVGLFVNAAGTQFTWYHADGSYASWSLTNAEAPKNVNYVPYGPDPCKSINRLYKGKRGSAEVVVFSGGMPRSAYGDHNCVSVHANDGNKVCLDFTSKVIDFFVIFQNNTDNVQVLVVLLEEEFCAYDLTDSKVPVLKAPYLHSVHASAITCNYLASQVTQEVYNKIVHAGEEQDADCSHLDWPINGGVLEEEVSDDAENEDARLYEILLTGHEDGSVKFWDCTGVVLKPLYNFKTAPLFGHENLDDIPAETSDTLDESEPPFRKSGLFDPYSDDPRLAVKKIALCPKTGRLIVGGTAGQIVIGNFDNGESDGAALKASSMNLVSDRDGFVWKGHDQLTVRPNLLEPDAEPVADAGVEITGVLQVLPPASITCLALEANWGLVAGGTAHGLVLFDFNTFLPVFHRCTLNPNDLTGAGEQLSRRKSFKKSLRESFRKLRKGRSTRNNPSQVPTTLEARPIERQVEARSTDDGMGSMVRCLQFAKTFITNVNITSPTLWSATNSSTVSVFLLHLPPALTAATNIPPVSGNAAATTAATQPRRVSAQLAKEIQLKHRAPVVGIAIFDQHGYPVDQHSNSSAVSPPHRLLIASEEQFKVFSLPQLKPINKYKLTANEGARVRRIHFASFSCRLPADLLAQGVGGSPSKSISARSQENAQDIANTSANTTGGSATDARLYHEMALLCLTNMGDIMVLSVPELKRQLNAAAVRREDINGISSLCFTNGGEALYMLSSSELQRISLSTTKAVTPKGGIEVEELVADEHANAAGDTNSVNAENQENIDAASLSSARNSHYSAAKDRTKPLEVDIDQQKGSITLTNGVNSSVDSNSPNRANDTITSSMGDITVDSVRDHLNATTTTLCTTTTEETVGRLSVLSTQTNQILTSANMKDVSDFNIPNLADLAPLSNTTETNSSSVVIKSIITSISHEKTNGETETVTTKTTQREESQF from the exons ACTGCACAACATGGATTTCCGCACAAACCATCCGCGGTGGCCTATGATCCGATATCTAAACTGATGGCTATCGGCACCCAAACGGGCGCTATCAAAGTATTTGGACAACCTGGTGTAGAATTTTATGGCCAACACACACTAATTACTAACTCGGCCGCTGAACTCAATGTGCAGCTTTTGGAATGGGTCTACGGCACAGGACGTGTGTTGTCGTTGACAGCATCAAACCATTTGATTTTGTGGGAACCTGTCGGTGCAACATTGGTTGCCATCAAGACATTGCCTTttgacgggaaattgaagaaagTTTCATCGCTTTGCTGTTCGTTGAACAAAGACATTGTTTGGATTGGCACTGAAGGAGGCAATATCTATCAATTCGATTTGAATTCGTTCTCGATACGTGAACCTGTTATCTATCATGATATTGTTTTGGAGCAAGTGCCGCCAACTTACAAGTTAAATCCCGGTGCTATTGAATCTATACGCCAATTGCCAAATGCGCATAATAAATTGCTGATTGCGTACAACCGTGGACTTTGTGTATTATGGGATCTGGAAACATCCGCAGTGGTGCGTGCATACATTGCACCCGGTCATGGACAGAGCGTAGGTCTGTTTGTAAATGCAGCTGGTACGCAGTTTACTTGGTATCATGCTGATGGTTCTTATGCATCGTGGAGCTTGACTAATGCCGAAGCACCGAAAAACGTCAATTACGTGCCCTATGGACCGGATCCATGCAAAAGCATAAATCGACTTTATAAGGGCAAGCGAGG CTCGGCTGAAGTTGTTGTATTTTCTGGTGGCATGCCACGCTCAGCATATGGCGATCATAACTGTGTGTCCGTACATGCAAATGACGGCAATAAAGTGTGCCTGGACTTCACATCAAAAGTTATCGATTTCTTTGTGATATTCCAAAATAATACCGATAATGTGCAAGTTTTGGTCGTACTGCTGGAAGAAGAGTTTTGTGCTTATGATTTAACTGATAGTAAAGTTCCTGTACTAAAAGCACCATATTTACATTCCGTACATGCATCCGCTATTACGTGCAATTACCTGGCATCACAGGTAACTCAGGAGGTCTACAATAAAATTGTGCACGCAGGCGAAGAACAAGATGCCGATTGCAGCCACCTAGATTGGCCAATTAATGGTGGTGTCTTGGAAGAAGAGGTGTCCGACGATGCTGAGAATGAAGATGCACGTCTATATGAAATACTATTGACTGGGCATGAAGACGGTTCTGTGAAATTTTGGGATTGTACTGGCGTTGTTCTCAAACCGCTTTACAATTTCAAAACCGCACCATTGTTTgg GCATGAGAATCTGGATGATATACCGGCGGAAACATCGGATACTTTGGATGAGTCTGAGCCACCATTCCGAAAATCTGGCCTTTTCGACCCCTACTCTGACGATCCACGTTTGGCAGTTAAAAAGATAGCTTTGTGTCCAAAAACTGGACGGCTAATTGTTGGTGGCACTGCTGGTCAAATCGTGATTGGCAACTTTGATAACGGCGAATCTGATGGCGCTGCGCTTAAAGCGAGTTCTATGAATCTGGTAAGCGATCGAGATGGTTTCGTCTGGAAGGGACATGATCAATTGACGGTGCGCCCAAATCTGCTGGAGCCAGACGCTGAACCTGTTGCTGATGCTGGTGTTGAAATCACCGGCGTTTTACAAGTTCTTCCTCCAGCAAGTATAACCTGTTTGGCGCTGGAAGCGAATTGGGGTTTAGTGGCTGGAGGCACTGCGCATGGTTtagttttatttgactttaacaCCTTTCTGCCAGTTTTTCATCGTTGCACACTCAATCCAAATG ATTTAACAGGTGCGGGTGAGCAATTATCACGACGCAAGTCATTTAAGAAGTCGTTGCGAGAATCTTTCCGCAAATTGCGTAAAGGCCGTTCCACGCGTAACAATCCATCACAAGTGCCTACAACT TTGGAAGCACGCCCAATTGAACGACAAGTGGAAGCACGTTCCACCGACGATGGCATGGGTTCTATGGTTCGCTGTTTACAATTCGCTAAAACGTTTATCACTAATG taaatataacTTCGCCCACCTTGTGGTCGGCCACAAATTCGAGCACAGTATCAGTTTTCCTGTTACATTTGCCACCTGCTCTAACTGCTGCCACTAATATACCACCAGTTAGCGGTAATGCAGCGGCCACAACAGCAGCTACACAGCCACGACGAGTATCGGCTCAATTGGCGAAAGAAATACAACTGAAACACCGTGCACCTGTCGTCGGTATTGCCATATTCGACCAGCATGGCTACCCGGTTGATCAGCATAGCAACAGTAGCGCAGTTTCACCACCACATCGTCTACTAATCGCATCTGAAGAGCAATTTAAAGTGTTCTCACTGCCACAATTGAAACCCATCAACAAGTATAAGCTAACCGCAAATGAGGGCGCACGCGTGCGCCGTATACattttgcatcgttttcatgcCGCTTGCCAGCCGATTTATTGGCACAGGGTGTTGGGGGTAGCCCGTCCAAGTCGATTTCAGCGCGTTCACAAGAGAATGCACAAGATATAGCCAATACCAGCGCCAACACTACCGGCGGCAGTGCCACCGACGCGCGTCTATATCACGAAATGGCATTACTGTGTCTAACCAATATGGGCGATATCATGGTGCTATCGGTGCCGGAGCTGAAGCGACAACTGAATGCAGCGGCTGTCAGACGCGAGGATATTAA tggCATATCATCGCTTTGTTTTACAAATGGCGGCGAGGCCTTATACATGCTTTCTTCCTCGGAACTGCAACGTATATCGCTATCGACCACAAAAGCTGTAACGCCAAAAGGCGGTATTGAAGTGGAGGAATTGGTTGCCGATGAGCACGCAAATGCAGCTGGCGATACGAATAGTGTAAATGCGGAGAACCAGGAAAACATTGACGCAGCAAGTTTATCTTCAGCAAGAAATTCACATTATTCAGCTGCGAAAGATCGCACAAAACCGCTTGAAGTCGACATCGACCAACAGAAAGGTAGCATTACGCTAACCAATGGTGTTAATTCGAGTGTGGACAGTAATTCTCCAAATCGTGCCAACGATACAATCACAAGTTCCATGGGCGATATAACTGTTGATTCCGTCCGCGATCATTTGAATGCCACAACAACTACTTTATGTACCACCACAACGGAGGAAACTGTCG GTCGTCTATCTGTATTAAGCACACAAACTAATCAAATTTTGACCAGTGCAAACATGAAGGATGTCAGCGATTTCAACATACCGAATCTTGCGGATTTGGCGCCTTTGAG TAATACAACTGAAACTAATAGCAGCTCTGTGGttattaaatcaattattaCAAGTATTTCACATGAAAAGACCAATGGCGAAACGGAGACAGTTACAACAAAGACAACCCAGCGCGAAGAAAGTCAATTTTaa
- the LOC105216658 gene encoding lethal(2) giant larvae protein isoform X2, with product MLFYTDGFKKQDTHKSGCAARQTAQHGFPHKPSAVAYDPISKLMAIGTQTGAIKVFGQPGVEFYGQHTLITNSAAELNVQLLEWVYGTGRVLSLTASNHLILWEPVGATLVAIKTLPFDGKLKKVSSLCCSLNKDIVWIGTEGGNIYQFDLNSFSIREPVIYHDIVLEQVPPTYKLNPGAIESIRQLPNAHNKLLIAYNRGLCVLWDLETSAVVRAYIAPGHGQSVGLFVNAAGTQFTWYHADGSYASWSLTNAEAPKNVNYVPYGPDPCKSINRLYKGKRGSAEVVVFSGGMPRSAYGDHNCVSVHANDGNKVCLDFTSKVIDFFVIFQNNTDNVQVLVVLLEEEFCAYDLTDSKVPVLKAPYLHSVHASAITCNYLASQVTQEVYNKIVHAGEEQDADCSHLDWPINGGVLEEEVSDDAENEDARLYEILLTGHEDGSVKFWDCTGVVLKPLYNFKTAPLFGHENLDDIPAETSDTLDESEPPFRKSGLFDPYSDDPRLAVKKIALCPKTGRLIVGGTAGQIVIGNFDNGESDGAALKASSMNLVSDRDGFVWKGHDQLTVRPNLLEPDAEPVADAGVEITGVLQVLPPASITCLALEANWGLVAGGTAHGLVLFDFNTFLPVFHRCTLNPNDLTGAGEQLSRRKSFKKSLRESFRKLRKGRSTRNNPSQVPTTLEARPIERQVEARSTDDGMGSMVRCLQFAKTFITNVNITSPTLWSATNSSTVSVFLLHLPPALTAATNIPPVSGNAAATTAATQPRRVSAQLAKEIQLKHRAPVVGIAIFDQHGYPVDQHSNSSAVSPPHRLLIASEEQFKVFSLPQLKPINKYKLTANEGARVRRIHFASFSCRLPADLLAQGVGGSPSKSISARSQENAQDIANTSANTTGGSATDARLYHEMALLCLTNMGDIMVLSVPELKRQLNAAAVRREDINGISSLCFTNGGEALYMLSSSELQRISLSTTKAVTPKGGIEVEELVADEHANAAGDTNSVNAENQENIDAASLSSARNSHYSAAKDRTKPLEVDIDQQKGSITLTNGVNSSVDSNSPNRANDTITSSMGDITVDSVRDHLNATTTTLCTTTTEETVGRLSVLSTQTNQILTSANMKDVSDFNIPNLADLAPLSNTTETNSSSVVIKSIITSISHEKTNGETETVTTKTTQREESQF from the exons ACTGCACAACATGGATTTCCGCACAAACCATCCGCGGTGGCCTATGATCCGATATCTAAACTGATGGCTATCGGCACCCAAACGGGCGCTATCAAAGTATTTGGACAACCTGGTGTAGAATTTTATGGCCAACACACACTAATTACTAACTCGGCCGCTGAACTCAATGTGCAGCTTTTGGAATGGGTCTACGGCACAGGACGTGTGTTGTCGTTGACAGCATCAAACCATTTGATTTTGTGGGAACCTGTCGGTGCAACATTGGTTGCCATCAAGACATTGCCTTttgacgggaaattgaagaaagTTTCATCGCTTTGCTGTTCGTTGAACAAAGACATTGTTTGGATTGGCACTGAAGGAGGCAATATCTATCAATTCGATTTGAATTCGTTCTCGATACGTGAACCTGTTATCTATCATGATATTGTTTTGGAGCAAGTGCCGCCAACTTACAAGTTAAATCCCGGTGCTATTGAATCTATACGCCAATTGCCAAATGCGCATAATAAATTGCTGATTGCGTACAACCGTGGACTTTGTGTATTATGGGATCTGGAAACATCCGCAGTGGTGCGTGCATACATTGCACCCGGTCATGGACAGAGCGTAGGTCTGTTTGTAAATGCAGCTGGTACGCAGTTTACTTGGTATCATGCTGATGGTTCTTATGCATCGTGGAGCTTGACTAATGCCGAAGCACCGAAAAACGTCAATTACGTGCCCTATGGACCGGATCCATGCAAAAGCATAAATCGACTTTATAAGGGCAAGCGAGG CTCGGCTGAAGTTGTTGTATTTTCTGGTGGCATGCCACGCTCAGCATATGGCGATCATAACTGTGTGTCCGTACATGCAAATGACGGCAATAAAGTGTGCCTGGACTTCACATCAAAAGTTATCGATTTCTTTGTGATATTCCAAAATAATACCGATAATGTGCAAGTTTTGGTCGTACTGCTGGAAGAAGAGTTTTGTGCTTATGATTTAACTGATAGTAAAGTTCCTGTACTAAAAGCACCATATTTACATTCCGTACATGCATCCGCTATTACGTGCAATTACCTGGCATCACAGGTAACTCAGGAGGTCTACAATAAAATTGTGCACGCAGGCGAAGAACAAGATGCCGATTGCAGCCACCTAGATTGGCCAATTAATGGTGGTGTCTTGGAAGAAGAGGTGTCCGACGATGCTGAGAATGAAGATGCACGTCTATATGAAATACTATTGACTGGGCATGAAGACGGTTCTGTGAAATTTTGGGATTGTACTGGCGTTGTTCTCAAACCGCTTTACAATTTCAAAACCGCACCATTGTTTgg GCATGAGAATCTGGATGATATACCGGCGGAAACATCGGATACTTTGGATGAGTCTGAGCCACCATTCCGAAAATCTGGCCTTTTCGACCCCTACTCTGACGATCCACGTTTGGCAGTTAAAAAGATAGCTTTGTGTCCAAAAACTGGACGGCTAATTGTTGGTGGCACTGCTGGTCAAATCGTGATTGGCAACTTTGATAACGGCGAATCTGATGGCGCTGCGCTTAAAGCGAGTTCTATGAATCTGGTAAGCGATCGAGATGGTTTCGTCTGGAAGGGACATGATCAATTGACGGTGCGCCCAAATCTGCTGGAGCCAGACGCTGAACCTGTTGCTGATGCTGGTGTTGAAATCACCGGCGTTTTACAAGTTCTTCCTCCAGCAAGTATAACCTGTTTGGCGCTGGAAGCGAATTGGGGTTTAGTGGCTGGAGGCACTGCGCATGGTTtagttttatttgactttaacaCCTTTCTGCCAGTTTTTCATCGTTGCACACTCAATCCAAATG ATTTAACAGGTGCGGGTGAGCAATTATCACGACGCAAGTCATTTAAGAAGTCGTTGCGAGAATCTTTCCGCAAATTGCGTAAAGGCCGTTCCACGCGTAACAATCCATCACAAGTGCCTACAACT TTGGAAGCACGCCCAATTGAACGACAAGTGGAAGCACGTTCCACCGACGATGGCATGGGTTCTATGGTTCGCTGTTTACAATTCGCTAAAACGTTTATCACTAATG taaatataacTTCGCCCACCTTGTGGTCGGCCACAAATTCGAGCACAGTATCAGTTTTCCTGTTACATTTGCCACCTGCTCTAACTGCTGCCACTAATATACCACCAGTTAGCGGTAATGCAGCGGCCACAACAGCAGCTACACAGCCACGACGAGTATCGGCTCAATTGGCGAAAGAAATACAACTGAAACACCGTGCACCTGTCGTCGGTATTGCCATATTCGACCAGCATGGCTACCCGGTTGATCAGCATAGCAACAGTAGCGCAGTTTCACCACCACATCGTCTACTAATCGCATCTGAAGAGCAATTTAAAGTGTTCTCACTGCCACAATTGAAACCCATCAACAAGTATAAGCTAACCGCAAATGAGGGCGCACGCGTGCGCCGTATACattttgcatcgttttcatgcCGCTTGCCAGCCGATTTATTGGCACAGGGTGTTGGGGGTAGCCCGTCCAAGTCGATTTCAGCGCGTTCACAAGAGAATGCACAAGATATAGCCAATACCAGCGCCAACACTACCGGCGGCAGTGCCACCGACGCGCGTCTATATCACGAAATGGCATTACTGTGTCTAACCAATATGGGCGATATCATGGTGCTATCGGTGCCGGAGCTGAAGCGACAACTGAATGCAGCGGCTGTCAGACGCGAGGATATTAA tggCATATCATCGCTTTGTTTTACAAATGGCGGCGAGGCCTTATACATGCTTTCTTCCTCGGAACTGCAACGTATATCGCTATCGACCACAAAAGCTGTAACGCCAAAAGGCGGTATTGAAGTGGAGGAATTGGTTGCCGATGAGCACGCAAATGCAGCTGGCGATACGAATAGTGTAAATGCGGAGAACCAGGAAAACATTGACGCAGCAAGTTTATCTTCAGCAAGAAATTCACATTATTCAGCTGCGAAAGATCGCACAAAACCGCTTGAAGTCGACATCGACCAACAGAAAGGTAGCATTACGCTAACCAATGGTGTTAATTCGAGTGTGGACAGTAATTCTCCAAATCGTGCCAACGATACAATCACAAGTTCCATGGGCGATATAACTGTTGATTCCGTCCGCGATCATTTGAATGCCACAACAACTACTTTATGTACCACCACAACGGAGGAAACTGTCG GTCGTCTATCTGTATTAAGCACACAAACTAATCAAATTTTGACCAGTGCAAACATGAAGGATGTCAGCGATTTCAACATACCGAATCTTGCGGATTTGGCGCCTTTGAG TAATACAACTGAAACTAATAGCAGCTCTGTGGttattaaatcaattattaCAAGTATTTCACATGAAAAGACCAATGGCGAAACGGAGACAGTTACAACAAAGACAACCCAGCGCGAAGAAAGTCAATTTTaa
- the LOC105216660 gene encoding uncharacterized protein LOC105216660: MVLCRFFLQGSCRFGTKCNNEHLDVKQLVKTDLEGAINGKQWPISCFGPFKDKPCIPSFIEDQSFEEIRWLCYEAKQKNCVEQYVQHFSKEVMEANNKMKTMLQLPPAAIDIITRLYDAPTDAGANTGLTKSNVNNPFGLGGNVINDSTSIFNKPSVPGNSAFGGAFGNNATNVGQTPTQGGGIFGGGGGLSFNSPNQQSSIFSQQLQKPASVFGGGGTQGSLFGQTQTNTGISGGLFGQTPQATGNLFAQTTPQQQQTQPTANVGLFAQQPQTGSLFGQQNQTQTAPGGNLFNQNIQQQQQQPNGGNIFAQAMQSQQQQPTAGFPLFQANKPQTNSVFGQQSVFAQQSTGGMFGQMAANTPANNANNLFTQPVNTTDTNGVFKNTQNIFAQAMQQQQQTPQNMFSQAGQNSAPAQPPSGFFQQNVQSQQMTNQHTAFGQQMGVNNASLPLLQSPVVSSSVYSKLEDLTTEDIEAFKADTFTPGRIPNVPPPRELIN, from the exons ATGGTTCTTTGTAGATTTTTTCTCCAGGGTAGCTGTAGATTTGGAACAAAATGCAATAATGAACACTTGGACGTCAA ACAACTTGTAAAAACAGACTTGGAAGGCGCAATCAATGGAAAGCAATGGCCAATTTCCTGTTTTGGACCCTTCAAAGATAAACCTTGTATACCAAGCTTTATTGAAGATCAATCCTTTGAAGAGATACGTTGGCTATGTTATGAAGCAAAACAAAAGAACTGTGTGGAACAATATGTACAGCATTTCAGCAAGGAAGTTATGGAAGCAAATAACAAGATGAAAACTATGTTGCAATTACCACCCGCTGCAATAGATATTATTACCCGACTTTATGATGCACCTACCGATGCTGGTGCTAATACCGGCTTGACAAAAAGTAATGTTAATAATCCTTTCGGTCTTGGAGGTAATGTTATCAACGATAGCACGTCAATATTTAATAAGCCTAGTGTACCTGGGAATAGTGCCTTTGGTGGAGCTTTTGGCAATAATGCAACTAACGTCGGACAAACGCCTACACAAGGTGGCGGAATATTTGGCGGTGGAGGTGGTTTATCGTTCAATTCTCCAAATCAACAATCTTCGATTTTTTCGCAGCAGTTACAAAAGCCTGCTTCTGTATTTGGAGGTGGAGGCACACAAGGCAGTTTATTTGGGCAAACTCAGACGAATACTGGAATTAGTGGTGGACTCTTTGGTCAGACACCTCAAGCGACTGGTAATTTATTTGCTCAAACCacaccacaacagcaacaaacacagcCTACAGCCAATGTTGGATTatttgcacaacaaccacaaacagGCTCACTATTTGGACAGCAAAATCAGACGCAGACAGCACCAGGAGGGAATTTGTTCAATCAAaatatacagcaacaacaacaacaaccaaatggTGGAAATATATTTGCGCAAGCCATGcaatcacagcaacaacaacccacGGCCGGATTCCCACTGTTTCAAGCCAATAAGCCTCAAACCAACTCTGTTTTTGGACAACAAAGCGTTTTTGCACAGCAGAGTACAGGTGGAATGTTTGGTCAAATGGCTGCAAATACGCCTGCGAACAATGCTAACAATTTGTTTACTCAACCGGTCAACACAACAGATACAAATGGGGTttttaaaaacacacaaaacataTTCGCCCAAgctatgcaacaacagcaacaaacaccaCAAAATATGTTTTCGCAAGCTGGACAAAATTCAGCGCCGGCACAACCGCCCTCAGGTTTCTTTCAACAAAATGTTCAGTCGCAGCAAATGACAAATCAACATACAGCCTTTGGCCAACAAATGGGAGTAAATAACGCTTCGTTGCCTCTCTTACAATCGCCAGTGGTAAGCAGCTCTGTGTATAGCAAATTGGAGGATCTTACAACAGAAGATATTGAAGCCTTCAAAGCTGACACCTTTACGCCTGGTCGAATTCCAAATGTTCCACCGCCTCGAGAGTtgatcaattaa